The following proteins are co-located in the [Pasteurella] mairii genome:
- a CDS encoding iron transport system ATP-binding protein yields the protein MHSPIPVSIDVQNVTVRYNNGHKAIHDVSFSLQGGTTCALVGVNGSGKSTLFKSLMGLLKPQRGEIRLCGLPIRQALKQNLVSYVPQTEEVDWQFPVSVYDVVMMGRYGYMNFLRRPKTSDKEKVLQAMQRVGIEHLAERQIGELSGGQKKRVFLARTLAQESRIILLDEPFTGVDVQTENAIMTLLTKLRSEGYLILVSTHNLGSIPDYCDQVVMINRTVLAAGTTPTTFTQKNLELVFGGVLRHIKLLGSDLHNDADERSVTVLADDELPAVFYGQTKDDPPAPMSKPTLSKK from the coding sequence ATGCACTCTCCGATTCCCGTATCAATTGATGTACAAAATGTCACCGTTAGATACAATAACGGGCATAAAGCGATTCATGATGTTTCTTTTAGTTTACAAGGGGGAACTACTTGTGCATTAGTCGGAGTAAACGGGAGTGGAAAATCAACATTATTTAAGAGTCTAATGGGATTGCTTAAGCCACAACGGGGAGAGATCCGCCTCTGTGGCTTACCTATCCGGCAAGCCTTAAAACAAAATTTAGTTTCCTACGTTCCTCAAACAGAAGAAGTCGATTGGCAATTTCCTGTTTCTGTCTATGATGTCGTTATGATGGGGCGTTATGGATATATGAATTTTTTACGTAGACCTAAGACGTCAGATAAGGAAAAAGTATTACAGGCAATGCAACGTGTTGGTATTGAGCATTTAGCTGAACGACAAATAGGTGAGCTTTCAGGAGGACAGAAAAAAAGAGTATTTCTCGCCCGTACATTAGCGCAAGAAAGCAGAATTATTCTCTTAGATGAACCTTTTACCGGAGTGGACGTACAAACAGAAAATGCAATCATGACTCTATTGACAAAATTACGTAGTGAAGGCTATTTAATTTTAGTTTCAACACATAATTTAGGCTCTATACCGGATTACTGTGATCAAGTTGTCATGATTAATCGAACAGTATTGGCAGCAGGCACAACACCAACAACATTTACGCAAAAAAATTTAGAGTTAGTCTTTGGCGGTGTATTGCGCCATATTAAGTTGTTAGGCAGTGATTTACATAATGATGCGGACGAGCGTTCTGTGACTGTATTAGCTGACGATGAATTACCCGCTGTGTTTTATGGTCAAACTAAAGATGATCCTCCGGCACCAATGAGTAAGCCAACATTAAGTAAAAAGTAA
- the nanB gene encoding sialidase NanB, translated as MLGGKVQQSGDGNHAVYTALHKTSYKVTPKAVDGKTKVKYQSWGGSIN; from the coding sequence ATGTTGGGAGGTAAAGTACAGCAGTCTGGAGATGGTAATCATGCCGTGTATACAGCATTACATAAAACATCCTATAAAGTGACGCCGAAAGCTGTAGATGGTAAGACGAAAGTGAAATACCAAAGCTGGGGAGGAAGTATAAATTGA
- a CDS encoding periplasmic iron-binding protein, translated as MRLFIAISLMLGTLFSLPSYAKFKVITTFTVIQDIAQNVAGDAAVVESITKPGAEIHDYEPTPKDIAKAQSADLILWNGLNLERWFERFFQNIHKNIPSVVVTEGIKPISIFEGPYQGMPNPHAWMSASNALIYIENIKQAFIKYDPKNADIYQKNASAYAEKIKALDKPLREKLMQVPENQRWLATSEGAFSYLAHDYGFKEIYLWPINAEQQGTPQQVRKLIDLVRKNNVPVVFSESTISPKPAQQVAKESGAKYGGVLYVDSLSAADGPVPTYIDLLKTTVTTIVKGFEK; from the coding sequence ATGCGTTTATTTATTGCAATTAGTTTGATGCTTGGAACACTATTCAGTTTGCCCAGCTATGCTAAATTTAAGGTGATTACCACTTTTACTGTAATCCAAGATATTGCACAAAATGTTGCTGGTGATGCGGCAGTGGTTGAGTCTATTACTAAACCAGGAGCGGAAATTCATGATTATGAGCCAACGCCTAAAGATATTGCTAAAGCACAGTCAGCTGATTTAATTTTGTGGAATGGATTAAATCTAGAACGTTGGTTTGAACGTTTCTTCCAAAACATACATAAGAATATTCCTTCAGTTGTAGTAACAGAAGGGATTAAACCTATCTCTATTTTTGAAGGTCCGTATCAAGGTATGCCTAATCCTCATGCTTGGATGTCGGCGTCTAATGCCTTAATCTATATTGAGAACATTAAGCAAGCATTCATCAAATATGATCCGAAAAATGCAGATATTTACCAAAAAAATGCCAGTGCTTATGCAGAAAAAATTAAAGCGCTAGATAAGCCTTTGCGTGAAAAACTTATGCAAGTGCCTGAAAATCAACGTTGGTTAGCAACAAGTGAAGGGGCTTTCAGCTATTTGGCTCATGACTATGGATTTAAAGAAATTTATTTATGGCCAATTAATGCGGAGCAACAAGGTACACCGCAGCAAGTTCGTAAATTAATTGATTTAGTACGGAAGAATAATGTTCCGGTGGTCTTTAGTGAAAGTACCATTTCACCTAAACCAGCCCAACAGGTAGCGAAAGAAAGTGGAGCAAAATATGGTGGTGTACTCTATGTTGATTCATTATCAGCTGCTGATGGTCCAGTTCCAACTTATATTGACTTATTAAAAACAACTGTTACTACTATTGTTAAAGGATTTGAAAAATAA
- the crp_2 gene encoding catabolite gene activator, producing MQDLNPQQVQQQQQQAPLDPTLEWFLSHCHIHKYPSKSSLIHAGEKAETLYYLIKGSVAVLVKDEEGKEMILTYLGAGDFFGEAGLFDEGQSRSAWIKAKTSCEIAEISYKKFRQLIQVNPEILMYLSAQLARRLQNTSKQVSNLAFLDVTGRIAQTLLNLAKMPEAMTHPDGMQIKITRQEIGQMVGCSRETVGRILKMLEDQHLIAAHGKTIVVYGTR from the coding sequence GTGCAAGATTTAAATCCGCAACAAGTTCAGCAGCAACAGCAACAAGCTCCGCTGGATCCAACCTTGGAGTGGTTCCTCTCTCATTGTCATATTCATAAATATCCGTCAAAAAGCTCTTTAATTCATGCTGGTGAAAAAGCGGAAACCTTATATTATTTGATCAAAGGGTCGGTGGCAGTACTGGTGAAAGACGAAGAAGGTAAAGAAATGATCTTAACCTATCTTGGTGCGGGTGATTTTTTTGGTGAGGCCGGACTTTTTGATGAAGGTCAGTCGCGCTCTGCTTGGATTAAAGCGAAAACCTCTTGCGAAATTGCTGAAATTTCCTATAAAAAATTCCGCCAATTAATCCAAGTGAATCCGGAAATTTTAATGTATTTATCCGCGCAATTGGCGCGTCGTTTGCAAAATACCTCCAAACAAGTGAGCAATTTAGCGTTTTTAGACGTAACTGGTCGTATTGCGCAAACCCTACTTAATTTGGCAAAAATGCCGGAGGCCATGACCCATCCGGATGGAATGCAAATTAAAATTACTCGACAAGAAATTGGTCAGATGGTAGGTTGTTCAAGAGAAACCGTTGGACGAATTTTAAAAATGTTAGAAGACCAACATTTAATCGCCGCGCACGGTAAAACTATTGTAGTTTATGGTACAAGATGA
- the typA gene encoding GTP-binding protein TypA/BipA — MTNKIDINKLRNIAIIAHVDHGKTTLVDKLLQQSGTLGETRGDVDERVMDSNDLEKERGITILAKNTAINWNDYRINIVDTPGHADFGGEVERVLSMVDSVLLIVDAFDGPMPQTRFVTQKAFSHGLKPIVVINKVDRPGARPDWVVDQVFDLFVNLGATDEQLDFPIIYASALNGVAGLDHEDLAPDMTPLFEAIVKQVAPPEVHLDEPFQMQISQLDYNNYVGVIGIGRIKRGSVKPNQAVTLIGADGKTRNGRIGQVLGHLGLQRYEAQEAFAGDIIAITGLGDLNISDTICDINNVEALPALSVDEPTVTMFFCVNTSPFCGKEGKYVTSRQILERLRKELVHNVALRVEETEDPDAFRVSGRGELHLSVLIENMRREGYELAVSRPKVIFKQIDGRKQEPFEQVTIDIEEQHQGAVMEALGIRKGEVKDMVPDGKGRTRLEYVIPSRGLIGFRNEFMTMTSGTGLLYSSFSHYDDIKPGEIGQRKNGVLISNATGKALAYALWGLQERGKLMIDHGVEVYEGQIIGIHSRSNDLTVNCLQGKKLTNMRASGKDDAIQLTTPVKFSLEQAIEFIDDDELVEVTPTSIRIRKKLLTENDRKRANRTTTSTSTH; from the coding sequence ATGACAAACAAAATTGATATTAACAAATTGCGCAATATCGCAATTATTGCTCACGTTGACCACGGTAAAACCACCCTTGTTGACAAATTATTGCAACAATCCGGCACATTGGGTGAAACGCGTGGTGACGTTGACGAACGCGTAATGGATTCTAACGATTTGGAAAAAGAACGCGGTATTACCATTTTAGCGAAAAATACTGCGATTAACTGGAACGATTATCGTATTAACATCGTAGATACTCCGGGACACGCGGATTTCGGCGGCGAGGTAGAACGCGTATTATCCATGGTCGACTCCGTATTATTGATCGTTGATGCTTTCGACGGTCCGATGCCGCAAACCCGTTTCGTAACACAAAAAGCTTTCTCTCACGGTTTAAAACCGATTGTGGTAATCAACAAAGTGGACAGACCGGGCGCAAGGCCAGATTGGGTTGTAGATCAAGTATTTGATTTATTTGTAAATTTAGGCGCAACTGACGAACAATTAGATTTCCCAATTATCTATGCTTCTGCATTAAATGGGGTGGCTGGTCTAGATCACGAAGATTTAGCGCCGGACATGACACCATTATTTGAAGCGATCGTTAAACAGGTTGCGCCACCGGAAGTTCACTTAGACGAACCGTTCCAAATGCAAATTTCTCAATTGGATTACAACAACTACGTTGGTGTTATTGGCATTGGGCGTATTAAACGCGGTTCGGTGAAACCAAATCAAGCGGTCACCTTAATTGGAGCAGACGGGAAGACCCGCAACGGACGCATTGGTCAAGTGTTGGGACATCTTGGCTTACAACGTTATGAAGCACAAGAAGCTTTCGCCGGCGACATTATTGCGATTACCGGTTTGGGTGATTTAAATATTTCCGATACGATTTGCGACATTAACAATGTAGAAGCCTTACCGGCATTAAGCGTTGATGAGCCGACGGTAACCATGTTCTTCTGCGTCAATACCTCGCCATTCTGTGGTAAAGAAGGAAAATATGTCACCTCACGCCAAATCTTGGAACGCTTGAGAAAAGAATTGGTTCACAACGTGGCATTGCGCGTGGAAGAAACTGAAGACCCAGATGCATTCCGTGTTTCCGGTCGCGGCGAATTGCATTTATCTGTATTAATTGAAAATATGCGTCGTGAAGGTTACGAATTAGCGGTTTCTCGTCCAAAAGTTATTTTTAAACAAATTGATGGTCGTAAACAAGAGCCATTTGAGCAGGTGACTATTGATATTGAAGAACAACATCAAGGCGCGGTAATGGAAGCGTTGGGTATTCGTAAAGGTGAAGTAAAAGATATGGTTCCGGATGGGAAAGGGCGTACACGTTTAGAATACGTGATCCCAAGTCGTGGTTTGATTGGCTTTCGGAATGAATTTATGACCATGACCTCCGGTACCGGTTTGTTATATTCCAGCTTTAGCCATTATGATGATATCAAACCGGGCGAAATTGGTCAGCGCAAAAACGGGGTTTTAATTTCCAATGCGACCGGTAAAGCCTTGGCATATGCGTTATGGGGCTTGCAAGAACGAGGTAAATTGATGATTGACCATGGGGTGGAAGTGTACGAAGGGCAAATTATCGGTATTCACAGCCGCTCAAATGATTTAACGGTTAACTGTTTACAAGGTAAAAAATTAACCAATATGCGCGCTTCCGGTAAAGATGACGCCATTCAGTTGACAACACCGGTGAAATTCTCGCTGGAACAAGCAATTGAATTTATTGATGATGACGAATTAGTTGAAGTTACCCCGACGTCGATTCGCATCCGCAAAAAATTGCTGACAGAAAATGATCGTAAACGTGCCAACCGTACTACGACCAGTACGAGCACTCATTAG
- a CDS encoding quinolinate phosphoribosyl transferase family protein, giving the protein MYTSNFLNLILNTDSYKSSHYLQYPPNTEYISYYIEARGGNFNVLAFGLQAFIKEYLLKPITQNDIDEAEVVLTAHGLPFNRQGWQRLLEKHKGLLPIKIEAVPEGTVLPAGNVVCQVVNTDPEFFWLVGYLETALLRAIWYPSTVASVSYLCKQKIKMALEKSSDNLEGLGFKLHDFGARGASSLETVALGGLAHLVNFMGTDSVSALVAAKRWYNATNMPAFSIPAAEHSTMTSWGKERETDAYRNMVEQFAGKHKIYAVVSDSYDLWNALENIWGTELKELVELKGGTLVVRPDSGDPAEVICRTLAILAEKFGTTLNRKGYKILPDCIRIIQGDGINVSSLDKILEAILARGFSVENVAFGMGGGLLQQVNRDTMSWVMKASAVCIADEWHDVYKDPITSHAKRSKKGILALVKQADCWQTIEQKALGSQQNQLRTVFLNGELLIDEYFDDIRRRASF; this is encoded by the coding sequence ATGTATACTTCTAATTTTCTTAATCTTATCTTGAATACAGATAGCTATAAATCCTCTCATTATCTCCAATATCCTCCTAATACAGAATATATTTCTTACTATATTGAAGCGCGTGGAGGAAACTTCAATGTGCTTGCATTTGGTTTACAAGCATTTATTAAAGAGTATTTACTTAAACCTATCACGCAAAATGATATTGATGAGGCGGAAGTCGTTTTAACAGCACACGGTTTGCCATTTAATCGTCAAGGTTGGCAGCGTTTATTGGAGAAACATAAAGGTTTACTACCGATCAAAATCGAAGCAGTACCAGAAGGTACTGTGTTACCTGCTGGAAATGTGGTTTGTCAAGTCGTTAATACTGATCCTGAGTTTTTTTGGTTAGTGGGCTATTTAGAAACTGCTTTATTGCGTGCGATTTGGTACCCCTCTACGGTGGCGAGTGTGTCATATTTATGCAAACAAAAAATTAAAATGGCATTAGAAAAATCGTCAGATAATTTAGAAGGGCTCGGTTTTAAATTACATGATTTTGGTGCACGTGGTGCATCAAGTTTAGAAACCGTGGCATTAGGTGGTTTAGCACATTTAGTGAATTTTATGGGAACCGACAGTGTGTCTGCGCTTGTCGCAGCAAAACGTTGGTATAATGCGACCAACATGCCTGCGTTTTCGATTCCTGCAGCAGAACACAGCACCATGACTTCTTGGGGAAAAGAGAGAGAGACGGATGCCTATCGTAATATGGTTGAACAATTTGCAGGTAAACATAAAATATATGCTGTCGTGTCAGATAGTTATGACCTTTGGAATGCGTTAGAAAATATTTGGGGTACTGAACTAAAAGAGCTAGTGGAATTAAAAGGTGGCACGTTAGTCGTTCGCCCAGATAGTGGTGACCCTGCTGAAGTTATTTGTCGCACTTTAGCGATCTTGGCTGAAAAATTTGGTACGACTTTAAATCGTAAAGGCTATAAAATATTGCCTGATTGCATACGTATTATTCAAGGCGATGGTATTAATGTGAGTTCTTTAGATAAAATTTTGGAGGCAATTCTTGCCAGAGGTTTTAGTGTTGAGAATGTCGCCTTTGGTATGGGAGGGGGATTATTACAGCAAGTGAATCGAGATACAATGAGTTGGGTAATGAAGGCCAGTGCAGTGTGTATTGCAGACGAATGGCATGATGTGTATAAAGATCCAATTACTAGCCATGCAAAACGTTCGAAAAAAGGTATACTTGCCTTGGTTAAACAAGCGGATTGTTGGCAAACGATCGAACAAAAGGCGCTTGGCAGTCAACAAAACCAGCTCCGCACAGTGTTTCTCAATGGAGAACTATTGATTGATGAATATTTTGATGATATTCGCAGGAGAGCGAGCTTCTAA
- the glnA gene encoding glutamine synthase, which translates to MPNTAVANVFKLIEENNIKFVLLRFTNIKGKEHGVSIPVSQIDEDLFEDGKMFDGSSVEGWKAINKADMLLMPIAETAVVDPFAQIPTLSIRCSVYEPSTMQSYDRDPRSIAMRAESYMRSTGVADNVFFGPEPEFFLFDDVRFDISMNGNSYVIDDIEAAWNTNKQYEGGNNAYRPLKKGGYCAVAPNDSAHDIRSEMCLILEEMGLVIEAHHHEVATAGQNEIATRFNSLTLKADETQIYKYVVQNVAAEHGKTACFMPKPITGDNGSGMHCNMSLSKDGKNIFQGDKYAGLSETALYYIGGIIKHAKALNAFTNPSTNSYKRLVPGFEAPVLLAYSASNRSASIRIPAVTSPKAIRIEARFPDPLANPYLAFSALLMAGLDGVLNKIHPGDAMDKNLYDLPPEELKEIPAVSSSLGEALDNLEKDYEFLTQGGVFTKDFIDVFIEMKRKEVERLNMTPHPVEFEMYYA; encoded by the coding sequence ATGCCAAATACTGCTGTTGCAAACGTATTTAAGTTAATTGAAGAAAACAATATTAAATTCGTACTTCTTCGTTTTACCAATATTAAAGGTAAAGAACATGGCGTTTCCATTCCAGTGAGTCAAATTGATGAAGATCTATTTGAAGATGGTAAAATGTTTGATGGTTCTTCCGTAGAAGGTTGGAAAGCAATAAATAAAGCAGATATGTTGCTGATGCCAATCGCAGAAACCGCTGTGGTCGATCCGTTTGCGCAAATTCCAACGCTTTCTATTCGTTGTAGCGTTTATGAGCCGAGTACCATGCAAAGCTATGATCGCGATCCTCGTTCAATTGCAATGCGCGCCGAAAGCTATATGCGTTCAACTGGCGTAGCTGATAATGTCTTCTTTGGACCAGAACCGGAGTTCTTCTTGTTTGACGATGTGCGTTTCGATATTTCCATGAATGGTAACTCTTATGTTATTGACGATATTGAAGCGGCGTGGAATACCAATAAACAATACGAAGGCGGTAACAATGCGTATCGTCCGTTGAAAAAAGGTGGTTATTGCGCGGTGGCACCAAACGATAGCGCTCACGACATTCGTTCTGAAATGTGCTTAATTTTAGAAGAAATGGGCTTAGTCATTGAAGCGCACCACCATGAAGTAGCGACTGCTGGACAAAATGAGATTGCGACTCGCTTTAATTCTTTAACCTTAAAAGCGGATGAAACTCAAATTTATAAATACGTGGTGCAAAATGTGGCGGCGGAACATGGTAAAACAGCGTGCTTTATGCCAAAACCGATTACCGGTGATAACGGTTCCGGTATGCACTGTAATATGTCGTTAAGCAAAGACGGAAAAAATATTTTCCAAGGGGATAAATATGCCGGACTTTCCGAAACCGCACTTTATTATATCGGCGGTATTATCAAACACGCAAAAGCCTTGAATGCGTTTACCAACCCGTCCACCAACTCATACAAACGTTTGGTGCCAGGATTTGAAGCGCCGGTATTATTGGCTTATTCTGCAAGCAACCGTTCTGCGTCAATCCGTATTCCAGCGGTTACTAGCCCGAAAGCTATCCGTATCGAAGCGCGATTCCCAGATCCACTAGCGAACCCATACTTGGCATTCTCCGCATTGTTGATGGCAGGTCTAGATGGCGTGCTCAACAAAATTCACCCGGGCGATGCGATGGATAAAAACTTATACGATTTACCACCTGAAGAATTAAAAGAAATTCCAGCAGTATCGAGCTCTTTAGGCGAAGCATTGGATAATCTTGAAAAAGATTACGAATTCTTAACCCAAGGCGGCGTATTCACAAAAGACTTTATTGATGTCTTTATTGAAATGAAACGCAAAGAAGTGGAACGTTTAAACATGACACCACATCCGGTTGAATTTGAAATGTATTATGCATAA